One part of the Gossypium raimondii isolate GPD5lz chromosome 1, ASM2569854v1, whole genome shotgun sequence genome encodes these proteins:
- the LOC105785941 gene encoding LOW QUALITY PROTEIN: transportin-1 (The sequence of the model RefSeq protein was modified relative to this genomic sequence to represent the inferred CDS: inserted 1 base in 1 codon) produces MAAAGSASWQPQEEGLKEICGLLEQQISPSSSADKSQIWQQLQHYSQFPDFNNYLAFILARAEGKSVEIRQAAGLLLKNNLRTAYKMMSPAHQQYIKSELLPCLGAADKHIRSTVGTIISVVVQQGGILGWPELLQAFINCLDSNDLNHMEGAMDALSKICEDIPQVLDSDVPGLAERPINIFLPRLFQFFQSPHASLRKLSLGSVNQYIMLMPSALYASVDKYLHGLFGLANDPAAEVRKLVCAAFVQLIEVRPSVLEPHMKNVIEYMLQVNKDTDDEVALEACEFWSAYCDAQLPPEILREYLPRLIPILLSNMAYADDDESLAEAEEDESLPDRDQDLKPRFHTSRFHGSEDAEDDDDDSFNVWNLRKCSAAALDVLSNVFXDEILPTLMPIIQAKLAATGDEAWKDREAAVLALGAVGEGCINGLYPHLSEIVAFLIPLLDDKFPLIRSISCWTLSRFSKYIVQDSGHQKGYEQFDAALMGLLRRILDTNKRVQEAACSAFATLEEEAAEELAPRLEVILQHLMCAFGKYQRRNLRIVYDAIGTLADAVGGELNQPVYLEILMPPLIAKWHQVPNSDKDLFPLLECFTSIAQALGTGFTQFAQPVFQRCINIIQTQQLAKVDPVSAGVQYDKEFIVCSLDLLSGLTEGLGSGIESLVSQSNLRDLLLQCCMDDASDVRQSAFALLGDLARVCPVHLHPRLSEFLDIAAKQLNTPKLKETISVANNACWAIGELAIKVRKEISPIVMTVISCLVPILQHAEGLNKSLVENSAITLGRLAWVCPDLVSPHMEHFMQSWCIALSMIRDDIEKEDAFRGLCAMVRANPSGALSSLVFMCKAIASWHEIRSEELHNEVCQVLHGYKQMLRNGAWDQCMSALEPPVKDKLSKYQV; encoded by the exons ATGGCGGCGGCTGGAAGTGCTTCGTGGCAGCCACAAGAGGAGGGGTTGAAGGAGATCTGTGGACTGCTGGAGCAGCAGATTTCGCCATCTTCTTCGGCCGATAAATCTCAGATTTGGCAACAGCTTCAGCACTATTCTCAGTTCCCTGATTTCAATAACTATCTCGCTTTTATCCTTGCACGAGCCGAG GGTAAATCAGTAGAGATTCGACAAGCTGCTGGTTTGCTGCTGAAAAATAATCTAAGAACTGCATATAAGATGATGTCTCCGGCACACCAACAATATATAAAGTCAGAACTATTACCCTGTTTAGGAGCAGCAGATAAACACATTAGGTCAACAGTTGGGACAATTATATCTGTGGTTGTCCAACAAGGGGGGATTTTGGGGTGGCCTGAGTTGTTGCAAgcttttataaattgtttggaTAGCAATGACCTAAATCACATGGAAGGTGCAATGGATGCATTGTCAAAG ATTTGTGAGGATATACCACAAGTGTTGGATTCGGATGTGCCTGGGTTAGCTGAAAGGCCTATTAACATATTCCTTCCTCGGTTGTTTCAG TTTTTTCAGTCTCCACATGCTTCTCTGAGAAAGCTTTCATTGGGTTCTGTAAACCAATATATTATGTTGATGCCTTCT GCTTTATATGCATCTGTGGATAAATACCTTCATGGTTTGTTTGGCCTTGCTAATGACCCTGCAGCAGAAGTGCGGAAATTG GTTTGTGCAGCATTTGTTCAGCTAATTGAAGTCCGTCCATCTGTTCTGGAG CCACATATGAAGAATGTAATTGAATATATGTTGCAAGTAAATAAGGACACTGATGATGAGGTGGCACTTGAAGCATGTGAATTTTG GTCTGCTTATTGTGATGCGCAGTTACCACCTGAGATTTTGAGAGAATATTTACCACGTTTAATTCCA attttgttgtcaaatatGGCTTATGCAGATGATGATGAATCACTTGCTGAGGCTGag GAAGATGAGTCTCTTCCAGACAGAGATCAG GACCTAAAACCTCGATTTCATACGTCACGATTTCATGGTTCTGAGGATGCAGAAGATGAT GATGATGACTCATTCAATGTATGGAACTTAAGGAAATGCAGTGCAGCAGCTCTTGATGTTCTATCAAATGTGT GGGATGAAATTCTTCCAACTTTGATGCCTATTATTCAG GCCAAGTTAGCTGCTACTGGTGATGAAGCCTGGAAAGATAGGGAAGCTGCTGTTTTGGCTCTTGGCGCAGTTGGTGAAGGTTGCATTAATGGTCTTTATCCTCATTTGTCTGAG ATTGTGGCATTTTTAATTCCCCTTTTAGATGATAAGTTTCCTCTCATAAGGAGTATTTCTTGTTGGACACTTTCTCGATTCAGCAAATACATTGTTCAG GATAGTGGTCATCAAAAAGGCTATGAGCAATTTGATGCAGCTCTTATGGGTCTTCTGCGAAGAATATTAGATACTAACAAGCGGGTGCAAGAGGCTGCTTGTTCAGCTTTTGCAACACTTGAAGAG GAGGCTGCCGAAGAGTTGGCACCAAGGTTGGAAGTAATTTTACAGCATCTTATGTGTGCTTTTGGCAAGTATCAG AGGCGGAACCTCAGAATTGTTTATGATGCTATTGGAACTCTAGCAGATGCTGTTGGAGGGGAATTGAATCAG CCCGTCTATCTTGAAATTCTGATGCCTCCACTTATTGCGAAGTGGCATCAGGTTCCAAATTCTGACAAAGATCTCTTTCCACTGCTTGAGTGCTTCACTTCCATAGCGCAG GCATTAGGTACCGGGTTCACTCAATTTGCACAGCCTGTATTTCAGAGGTGCATAAATATCATCCAGACTCAACAATTGGCTAAG GTTGATCCTGTTTCAGCTggggttcagtatgataaggagtTCATTGTATGCTCGCTAGATTTGCTTTCTGGACTAACAGAGGGCCTTGGTAGTGGAATAGAAAGTTTG GTCTCGCAGAGCAATTTGAGGGACCTGCTTCTGCAGTGTTGCATGGATGATGCTTCTGATGTTCGACAAAGTGCCTTTGCACTTCTTGGGGACCTTGCTAGG GTTTGCCCTGTTCATTTGCATCCTCGTTTGTCTGAATTTCTTGATATAGCAGCAAAGCAATTG AATACTCCCAAGTTAAAGGAAACCATTTCAGTAGCGAACAATGCATGCTGGGCTATTGGCGAGCTAGCAATTAAG GTACGGAAAGAAATTTCTCCAATTGTCATGACAGTGATCTCATGTTTGGTTCCAATCCTTCAGCATGCTGAG GGGCTGAACAAGTCACTTGTTGAAAATAGTGCTATTACACTAGGGAGGCTTGCATGGGTCTGTCCAGATCTTGTATCGCCACATATGGAGCATTTCATGCAATCTTGGTGTATTGCTTTGTCTAT GATACGTGATGATATTGAGAAAGAAGATGCGTTCCGGGGCCTATGTGCAATG GTCAGGGCAAATCCATCAGGGGCTCTGAGTTCACTTGTTTTCATGTGCAAAGCTATTGCAAGTTGGCAT GAAATAAGGAGTGAAGAACTACATAATGAAGTTTGTCAGGTCTTGCACGGTTATAAACAG ATGCTTAGGAATGGGGCGTGGGACCAATGTATGTCTGCTTTGGAGCCACCTGTGAAGGATAAACTTTCAAAGTATCAAGTATAA